The proteins below come from a single Cryptococcus gattii WM276 chromosome D, complete sequence genomic window:
- a CDS encoding uncharacterized protein (Similar to TIGR gene model, INSD accession AAW45950.1) has protein sequence MISAIHGIETLENSKGISSISHAPALPPRDTEPPPPIPPGPGSPASPNSVTKEPIKSRSTPSRLKGKERGTPEPPTETIKDVKGEDLFYRTFRGEESDLENIMKLVEEEFLYLSIFLVRLDMHRGTNRGYIGMLSVAKDYRRRGIGRKLVEIAVEEMAKRGAKQVMLETEHDNQTSLALYDKLGFLREKRLHRFYSNEKDAFRLILPIDTEGEDDEALSQQLERTGPGLKYIGEEEDEMSPYFT, from the exons ATGATTTCAGCTATCCATGGGATAGAAACTCTTGAAAATTCCAAAGGGATATCTTCGATATCGCATGCCCCAGCACTGCCACCTCGGGATACAGAACCTCCACCTCCCATACCCCCTGGTCCTGGTAGCCCCGCTTCCCCCAATTCAGTGACCAAAGAGCCCATTAAATCCAGATCTACCCCATCTCGATTGAAGGGAAAAGAACGGGGAACACCTGAACCTCCTACGGAAACTATTAAAGATGTCAAAGGGGAGGATCTTTTCTACAGGACATTTCGTGGAGAAGAGTCTGATCTGGAAAACATAATGAAACTAGTGGAGGAAGAATT TCTATACCTATCGATATTTCTTGTTCGATTG GACATGCACCGAGGCACCAACAGGGGCTATATTGGCATGCTCAGCGTCGCAAAGGATTatagaagaagaggtaTAGGAAGGAAGCTTGTGGAAATAGCAGTGGAGGAAATGGCGAAGAGGGGGGCCAAGCAAGTTATGCTTGAAACAGAGCATGATAACCAGACAAGTTTAGCATTGTATGACAAGCTGGGTTTTTTGAGGGAAAAGCGGTTACATCGGTTTTACTCTAATGAGAAAGATGC GTTTCGATTGATATTACCCATAGACACCGAGGGTGAAGACGACGAAGCTCTTTCCCAACAATTAGAAAGAACAGGTCCAGGTCTGAAATACAttggtgaagaagaagacgaaaTGTCGCCGTATTTCACATGA
- a CDS encoding uncharacterized protein (Similar to TIGR gene model, INSD accession AAW45947.1): MTHIPEYLQPYLEKFPLQAGPLLTSIKDLSLSVGWCDLRIVPLSGDASEWVVMVGHKRKEDPLRAVLPLPLHTTSLRPSVLKSIFKELALIEMASLAEPIPPFAPTLDELREQLSQIQVPEDAEKAQEDDKGERDRTQEGKLGEESEEFDRETIYMAIVTGDSTVVYYKLSKGIKKPADIPDE, translated from the exons ATGACCCATATACCAGAATACTTGCAGCCATACCTTGAGAAGTTTCCTCTTCAGGCAGGTCCCTTATTAACGTCTATCAAGGACCTCTCCCTCT CTGTAGGATGGTGTGACTTGCGTATTGTTCCTCTATCAGGAGATGCTTCAGAATGGGTAGTCATGGTGGGCCACAAGCGGAAAGAA GATCCGCTCCGAGCAGTGTTGCCCTTGCCGCTCCATACAACATCACTGCGTCCATCAGtactcaaatccatctTTAAAGAACTCGCATTAATAGAAATGGCTTCGCTGGCTGAACCCATACCGCCATTTGCGCCTACGCTGGACGAATTGAGAGAACAGCTCAGTCAAATACAAGTACCAGAAGACGCTGAAAAGGCGCAGGAGGATGACAAGGGAGAGAGGGACAGGACGCAAGAGGGCAAGCTCGGAGAAGAAAGCGAAGAGTTTGACAGGGAGACGATTTACATGGCTATCGTGACTGGGGACTCTACTGTGGTGTACTATAAGCTGTCCAAGGGGATCAAGAAGCCTGCAGACATCCCGGACGAGTAA
- a CDS encoding glutathione synthase, putative (Similar to TIGR gene model, INSD accession AAW45948.1): MSTTTALPQWPPALTEDHLRSLTLLSSLWSLSHGFTLLPQSPTNPPTSGIPAPLSLLPTPFPRQLYDLAVSLQPIYNALYARIALDWEFLDRVMGGSVSKVDDFQGELWRGWKSVRDQLVQKKQLGLFRSDYLLHEQEGGLGIKQVEFNTIAASFGALSQKAGELHKYLVKATRNYYDVSPHLSSLANYPTNKPLKKLAAGLAAAWKAFGDEQAVVLFVVQDGERNVFDQKWLEFELLEAHGIHSVRQTFSELSTLSLPSSSDLIIPPSSQSFPPLHVAVIYYRSAYTPTDYPTAKEWATRIVLEKSTAIKCPSMALQLAGAKKIQQVLTEDGVLEDFLLGPERPDVGFGKGAGSLTKKDVDDLRSTWIGLYPMDNSSLGQQANQLALQEPERFVLKPQREGGGNNIYRESIPPFLESLAATPVAEGEPDKKEGYILMELIQPPQKLENWLVRGGEGKPRKGEVVSELGVYGVALFGGEETLNERAGTLLRTKGRESDEGGVAIGISSIDSPLLVD, translated from the exons ATGTCTACCACCACCGCGCTTCCCCAGTGGCCGCCTGCCCTCACAGAAGACCATCTCCGCTCGCTCACACTCCTCTCATCCCTGTGGTCTCTCTCACACGGCTTCACGCTCCTCCCACAGTCCCCGACAAACCCACCCACATCCGGCATCCCCGCTCCCCTCTCACTGCTCCCCACCCCATTCCCGCGCCAACTCTACGACCTCGCTGTATCCCTTCAGCCGATCTACAATGCCCTCTATGCTCGTATTGCCCTTGACTGGGAGTTTCTTGATCGCGTAATGGGCGGATCGGTCAGCAAGGTCGATGATTTCCAGGGCGAGCTttggagaggatggaagagTGTGAGAGATCAGTTGGTACAGAAGAAGCAGCTGGGATTGTTCAGGAGTGATTACCTCTTGCATGAGCAGGAGGGAGGACTGGGTATCAAGCAGGTCGAGTTTAATACAATCGCTGCCAGCTTTGGCGCCCTGAGCCAAAAAGCCGGTGAGCTGCACAA GTATCTCGTCAAGGCTACTCGCAACTACTATGACGTCTCTCCTCACCTCTCCAGCCTCGCCAACTACCCTACCAATAAACCACTCAAAAAGTTGGCTGCCGGTTTGGCTGCAGCATGGAAAGCCTTTGGCGATGAACAAGCTGTAGTGCTTTTTGTCGTCCAGGATGGAGAGCGGAATGTGTTTGACCAAAAGTGGCTAGAGTTTGAGCTTTTAGAAGC TCATGGTATCCACTCTGTCCGTCAAACATTCTCCGAATTATCCActctctccctcccttcctcctccgATCTCATCATCCCGCCTTCGTCTCAGTCTTTCCCACCCCTACACGTTGCTGTCATCTACTACCGCTCCGCCTACACCCCTACAGACTACCCCACCGCAAAAGAATGGGCCACTCGCATCGTCCTCGAGAAGAGCACGGCCATCAAATGCCCCAGTATGGCTCTCCAACTAGCCGGCGCAAAGAAGATCCAACAGGTACTCACTGAAGACGGTGTTCTCGAAGATTTCCTCTTGGGTCCTGAACGACCTGATGTCGGGTTCGGCAAGGGAGCGGGTAGCCTGACAAAGAAGGATGTCGATGATCTCCGTTCGACGTGGATAGGACTTTACCCGATGGACAACTCTTCCCTCGGACAACAGGCGAACCAGCTCGCATTACAAGAACCTGAGCGATTCGTGCTCAAACCCCAACGGGAAGGCGGTGGGAACAACATATACCGCGAATCCATCCCCCCTTTCCTCGAGTCTCTCGCTGCTACCCCTGTAGCGGAGGGCGAGCCAGATAAAAAGGAAGGCTATATTCTCATGGAACTCATCCAACCTCCTCAAAAGTTGGAGAACTGGCTCGTCAGaggaggggaaggaaaaCCCAGAAAGGGAGAGGTGGTGAGTGAGTTGGGAGTGTATGGCGTAGCCCTCTTTGGTGGAGAGGAGACGCTTAATGAGCGGGCCGGAACGTTGTTGAGGACCAAGGGAAGGGAGAGCGATGAAGGAGGTGTGGCTATCGGCATTAGCTCCATTGACAGTCCTCTGCTCGTGGATTAG
- a CDS encoding uncharacterized protein (Similar to TIGR gene model, INSD accession AAW45949.1) produces MTPRTSLAKLDFKEPLLQQGKRETSDALLKRLKTLRQKLAALEQDMTDTKSLDPIRKPLIQQTLLHHKDRGVKAYTACCLADLLRLYAPDAPYSDVQLRDIFQFFLTQLQVNLRPSTSAPQARPHAKSKTTEASQTTLTQKITDIPYYTDYYYLIESLATIKSIVLICDVPGSDDLMDGYFNEFMEIARPDMNKTLMRYMRDILVAIIEEASSLPAGVMDCIIGQFEMYASKPETPSFQLTVDVCNEVADKLKRPFYAHFSEIQLAHGRDPSPNDLKILSQSHDLLLTINRFCPDTLLNTVPLLEENLKAADEIPLRQLSTRTLGHLFAQRAGADDPAKRYPSTWRAWLLKKTDKAVQVRLSWVETTLQILIAHPEVRRELEDAMVGRFEDPDEKVRVAICKVIGSLDYETALHHVRAKTLQVAGGRMLDKKPAVRAEAAGALAKLYELAYSEIETNNSEVVNQFAWIPQAMIAALFRGEATNEMRVQISTIFKTSIIPLPQDAEQEQAWVDRLLLISLHLDDDGMMGLKRMTNLVGYAQGNWPFSAFAGLLESYGGGENKQSEKSKSPLNFCINIIARTVYGEPEKAKKDLQSFADINEPRLYKLYKTCVDITSSLSAIVKARNEFLRRVQQSHEDLLPTLTALVDMSAWNVLNHSSIPPLIRRLQRAESENIASAAAQFLGLMAKEGPPMYKSHVQELVAAVVDKKNGRLVEIGFQGLAAVCKVYPELAPSDNRTIERATNVAQEGTPRQAKFATRFLARSKDAATHCSKLIDAILKTVANEVDGERQLTLLTALSELARSAPKTFERKSTEIIKYVMNEVLLKTSPSHEVDGDEWVPLETLEPLDHAKTIALRVCTYWSLAFARDEDATALIRPTLTLLTAVLSNDGMVNENTREGGPARCHMRLRASICFLKLAHVKTFDKIVSQQTTFELVGGTVQDPCYMVRHLWLKKLQAALLPQRLLPRWNLMPALAAMDPDQDNVALAKKILSAIPASCTRLSSAERIERIEMPFARLLHLLTHHPDFEWHEPGENEEGEESKKGITSMQNLKDIARFIELYMDCLAHRDNVGLLFAIAGHLKAVRDRFSDNNKPLYSLSELAQIIIRNRAEKHGWSVPVYPGKISMPRDIFHNAETPEERTKVLRTQYLSEEVRGWARGLGKRAMTVPSVRRATENNSPPRKRIRSSTKSSRKKRRQSETSDEEDSDVSSSESEVESEIEVEDEPELDGEEAVLGRGGKRGAKTKANRAVGKKARREKAEKKKKDEEMDVDEGESEASE; encoded by the exons ATGACGCCACGGACTTCTCTAGCAAAACTGGATTTCAAGGAGCCCCTCCTACAGCAGGGCAAACGCGAAACATCAGACGCGCTTCTCAAGAGATTAAAG ACTCTGAGGCAAAAGCTGGCTGCGTTGGAGCAAGATATGACCGACACCAAGTCTTTAGATCCTATCCGAAAGCCATTGATTCAGCAGACATTGTTACATCATAAAGA CCGTGGAGTCAAAGCTTACACTGCTTGTTGCTTGGCTGACCTTTTGAGGCTGTATGCGCCAGACGCACCTTATAGTGATGTTCAGTTGCGA GACATCTTCCAATTTTTCCTCACCCAACTTCAAGTAAACCTACGTCCTTCTACATCTGCGCCTCAAGCCCGCCCTCATGCCAAATCAAAAACCACCGAAGCATCGCAGACCACCCTCACGCAAAAAATAACAGACATCCCTTATTACACAGATTATTACTATCTCATTGAAAGTCTCGCCACTATCAAGAGTATCGTCTTGATTTGTGATGTGCCTGGATCTGATGATTTGATGGATGGATACTTCAATGAGTTCATGGAGATCGCAAGGCCTGACATGAACAAGACGTTGATGAGATATATGAGAGATATCCTAGTTGCCATTATTGAGGAGGCAAGCTCTTTACCGGCTGGAGTGATGGACTGTATCATCGGCCAATTTGAGATGTACGCTTCA AAACCTGAAACGCCGTCGTTCCAGCTCACGGTCGACGTTTGCAATGAAGTTGCTGATAAGCTGAAGAGACCCTTCTATGCT CACTTTTCTGAAATTCAACTAGCTCATGGTCGTGATCCATCTCCTAATGATCTCAAGATCCTTTCCCAATCACACGACCTTCTTCTGACCATTAACCGTTTCTGTCCCGATACTCTTCTCAACACTGTACCCCTTTTGGAAGAAAACCTCAAGGCAGCGGATGAGATTCCACTTCGGCAACTGTCTACCCGCACCCTAGGCCATCTTTTCGCCCAACGTGCAGGGGCGGATGATCCCGCAAAACGCTATCCTTCAACTTGGCGAGCATGGCTGCTCAAGAAAACGGACAAGGCAGTGCAGGTCAGGTTATCATGGGTGGAAACGACTCTTCAAATTTTGATAGCCCATCCTGAGGTCAGAAGAGAACTTGAAG ATGCCATGGTGGGACGTTTTGAGGATCCTGATGAAAAGGTTCGTGTAGCAATTTGCAAGGTTATTGGATCCCTCGACTATGAGACGGCTCTTCATCATGTTCGCGCAAAGACGCTGCAGGTGGCTGGAGGACGCATGCTTGACAAGAAG CCAGCAGTGCGGGCAGAAGCGGCTGGTGCCTTGGCAAAACTGTACGAACTTGCCTACTCCGAAAT TGAGACAAATAACTCCGAGGTGGTTAACCAGTTCGCCTGGATTCCTCAAGCCATGATAGCTGCTTTGTTCAGAGGCGAGGCCACGAACGAGATGCG CGTCCAGATCTCCACGATTTTCAAAACTTCTATCATCCCTTTGCCCCAAGATGCCGAACAAGAGCAAGCCTGGGTTGACCGTCTGCTATTGATATCTTTGCATCTGGACGACGATGGGATGATGGGTCTGAAGAGGATGACAAATTTGGTTGGCTATGCCCAAGGAAATTGGCCTTTTTCAGCCTTTGCTGGACTCCTAGAAAGCTATGGA GGGGGAGAGAATAAGCAAAGTGAAAAGAGCAAGAGTCCTCTTAATTTCTGCATCAACATAATTGCCC GCACAGTTTATGGCGAGCCggaaaaggcaaagaaggatCTTCAATCATTCGCGGACATTAATGAGCCTAGACTCTACAAACTTTACAAAACTTGTGTCGATATTACTTCTAGCCTTTCAGCAATTGTCAAAGCCCGC AATGAATTCCTACGCCGAGTTCAACAATCACACGAGGATCTCCTTCCCACCTTGACCGCCCTCGTTGATATGTCCGCTTGGAATGTCCTCAACCACTCTTCTATTCCACCTCTGATCAGGCGTCTCCAAAGAGCCGAATCTGAGAATATTGCTTCCGCCGCTGCACAATTCTTAGGACTTATGGCGAAGGAAGGACCGCCAATGTACAAGAGTCATGTGCAAGAATTAGTAGCGGCCGTCGTGGACAAGAAGAACGGCAGACTCGTGGAAATAGGCTTCCAAGGTTTGGCAGCGGTCTGCAAAGTGTACCCAGAGCTCGCCCCAAGTGACAA CCGAACAATCGAGAGGGCCACCAATGTCGCACAAGAAGGGACACCACGACAAGCCAAATTTGCAACTCGCTTCCTTGCCCGATCCAAAGACGCTGCAACTCACTGTTCCAAGCTTATCGAT GCCATCCTCAAGACCGTGGCTAACGAAGTCGATGGAGAAAGGCAACTGACCTTGCTCACGGCACTCTCCGAACTCGCGAGGTCGGCCCCCAAGACATTTGAGCGCAAGAGTACAGAGATCATCAAATATGTGATGAATGAGGTTCTTCTCAAGACCTCGCCTTCCCATGAA GTGGATGGAGACGAATGGGTCCCCCTTGAGACCCTTGAGCCTCTAGATCACGCAAAAACCATCGCTCTTCGGGTTTGCACTTATTGGAGTCTTGCTTTTGCTCGTGACGAAGATGCTACTGCATTGATTCGCCCCACTTTAACCTTGTTGACCGCAGTACTGAGTAATGACGGTATGGTTAACGAAAATACTCGAGAAGG TGGGCCGGCGAGATGTCATATGCGACTTCGTGCCTCAATATGTTTTTTGAAGTTGGCGCATGTCAAGACTTTCGATAAAATAGTCAGCCAGCAGACGACTTTTGAACTGGTTGGCGGCACTGTCCAG GATCCATGCTACATGGTTAGACACTTGTGGCTGAAGAAACTTCAGGCAGCGTTGTTGCCACAAAGGTTGTTGCCAAGGTGGAATTTGATGCCTGCTTTAGCGGCCATGGATCCTGATCAGGACAACGTCGCCCTC GCAAAGAAGATTCTATCAGCTATTCCTGCATCTTGCACTCGCTTGTCATCAG CCGAACGTATTGAACGAATTGAGATGCCCTTCGCTCGCTTGCTCCACCTTTTGACTCACCATCCCGACTTTGAATGGCATGAGCCTGGAGAAAATGAGGAAGGCGAGGAGAGTAAAAAAGGAATTACGAGTATGCAGAATTTGAAGGATATTGCGAG ATTCATCGAGTTGTACATGGACTGTTTGGCTCATCGTGATAATGTCGGATTACTGTTTGCTATCGCTGGACACCTTAAGGCTGTACGCGATAGGTTTTCCGACAACAATAAG CCTCTCTACTCTCTTTCCGAGCTTGCTCAAATCATAATCCGCAATCGCGCCGAGAAACATGGTTGGTCTGTTCCTGTGTACCCTGGGAAGATTTCAATGCCTCGAGACATCTTCCACAATGCCGAAACTCCAGAGGAAAGAACAAAGGTGTTGAGGACGCAGTACTTAAGTGAAGAGGTTAGAGGCTGGGCCCGAGGATTAGGCAAGCGAGCAATGACTGTGCCCAGTGTA CGACGAGCGACTGAGAACAACAGCCCACCTCGCAAGCGTATTAGATCTTCCACGAAGAGTTCCCGCAAGAAAAGACGCCAGTCCGAGACAtctgatgaagaagattcTGATGTGTCCTCGAGCGAGTCCGAGGTAGAGTCTGAGATCgaagtggaagatgagCCTGAGCTAGATGGGGAGGAAGCTGTCCTTGGGCGGGGAGGTAAGCGTGGTGCCAAGACAAAGGCGAACCGTGCTGTAGGGAAGAAAGCTCGAAGAGAAAAAGcagaaaagaagaagaaggatgaggagatggaTGTGGATGAGGGTGAGAGTGAGGCCTCAGAGTAA
- a CDS encoding uncharacterized protein (Similar to TIGR gene model, INSD accession AAW45946.1), with product MADEEVDWGFDEQEDDWRGAGLAENDNAARADDDVISLEGAEDAEDAGRATSPGRKSNPNANGRQPPTGPSSKNPPTGPRRGRVDARARPDSADSATAVPSGPRGGSRANANDNQATNNVREDSPPLPPGWTAVMSKSHNRPFYYHKESNRTVWEKPTLPVEQLQETEPVTPASQPEPVPAEIQRKAEIKQTEKRVPSGPAAQTAAAAATDASTNEGNRNIASAYARRNAVPHAPAPSSGSIGPNPPQLQQQQQRRTRARSPPPHMRGRPGPGHDDGNDAKRFKQEDGGRRTPPHAAPQGDYRRPAPMSYPSRGQVSQNQTPTGPAAGRYDGPRDKYDRSGPAPVPSRGPIGPPPDVRGFDRRHPESRPPPHAATPSVVKGPNSAPITNNRWGQSTGPTTPSISTPIPSSLPSAPIPAPIGGGGSGGGRRDVLDRESDYGSRPYPPPASAPATAPAPVSSAYSETPEAKRQRLREEARKAEEVLLKVKEEEARLEDEERRRAEREREEKEREERGRVERERERLRQLDFERERDLRERDFRERDMRDRDFDRRGPPPPLARGGGDRDRFDPIRRNEEDRRRAEDARIFPRDDRDGRGRRRGPPGPGPDSFGPPSDYPERGGGVPMRDRLGPRDRDQRNMRDRDMDRGGPPMRRPPSPPPFRRSPPPLRGPPGRSPPPSFGGLGPLPPRDRDPRDRDYPLPAPGRGGDPGFAGPPPQDLRRRLGRRVDNQLAEPMSAGAKFDRDDRRDRDRRGPPPGQGRSLAERMSAGSTPNGGKASGRRRGRGGGGVGAGGRGNGGNGGNEGNGRGNGGSEGNDGGDQDGERR from the exons ATGGCTGACGAAGAAGTTGACTGGGGATTCGACGAACAGGAAGACGACTGGCGAGGAGCTGGCCTAGCAGAAAACGACAATGCTGCACGAGCAGACGACGATGTCATCTCCCTCGAAGGGGCGGAAGACGCTGAAG ACGCCGGACGTGCCACTTCACCTGGCAGAAAGTCCAATCCCAACGCCAACGGCAGACAGCCGCCTACCGGCCCTTCATCAAAAAATCCTCCAACAGGACCTAGACGTGGCCGCGTAGACGCTCGTGCTCGTCCCGATAGCGCGGACAGCGCTACCGCAGTCCCCTCTGGGCCCCGTGGTGGCTCTAGAGCGAACGCAAACGACAATCAGGCGA CGAACAATGTGCGAGAGGattctcctcctcttcccccaGGATGGACCGCCGTGATGTCAAAATCACACAATCGCCCATTCTATTATCACAAGGAATCTAACCGTACTGTTTGGGAAAAGCCCACCTTGCCTGTTGAGCAGCTTCAGGAGACTGAGCCTGTTACACCCGCTAGCCAGCCTGAGCCTGTCCCTGCCGAAATTCAACGCAAAGCTGAGATCAAACAGACTGAGAAACGTGTCCCTAGTGGTCCTGCCGCCCAGACCGCCGCTGCCGCAGCTACTGATGCTAGTACGAACGAGGGTAACCGCAACATTGCTTCAGCGTATGCCCGCCGTAATGCTGTTCCTCACGCACCTGCTCCCAGTTCTGGTTCCATCGGGCCCAACCCGCCTCAACtacaacaacaacaacagcgTCGAACCCGCGCTCGGTCCCCGCCTCCTCACATGCGAGGGCGACCTGGACCGGGTCATGATGACGGTAACGACGCAAAGAGATTCAAGCAGGAAGATGGCGGCAGGAGGACGCCGCCTCATGCAGCCCCGCAGGGTGATTACAGAC GTCCCGCTCCAATGAGCTACCCTTCTCGCGGACAAGTCTCTCAAAATCAAACTCCAACTGGCCCCGCTGCTGGGCGGTACGACGGCCCTCGTGATAAGTATGACCGATCCGGTCCTGCGCCTGTTCCTTCAAGAGGTCCCATTGGGCCTCCTCCCGACGTTAGAGGATTTGACCGTAGACACCCCGAA TCCCGACCTCCTCCGCATGCTGCCACACCAAGTGTCGTCAAGGGCCCCAACTCTGCGCCTATCACTAACAACCGTTGGGGTCAGTCCACTGGCCCTACCACCCCTTCTATCTCTACCCCCATCCCTTCATCTCTCCCTTCTGCTCCCATCCCTGCTCCTATCGGTGGCGGTGGCAGTGGTGGTGGTCGTCGAGACGTACTTGACCGTGAGAGCGATTACGGCTCTCGCCCTTACCCTCCACCCGCCTCCGCCCCTGCAACTGCACCTGCACCCGTTTCAAGCGCATACAGTGAAACTCCTGAGGCTAAGCGTCAAAGGTTGAGGGAAGAAGCGCGCAAGGCAGAGGAGGTATTGTTGAAGGtaaaggaggaagaggcgaggctggaggatgaagagcGAAGGCGGGCGGAGAGGGAGcgagaggagaaggagcgTGAAGAGCGAGGTAGGGTTGAACGTGAGCGCGAGAGGTTGAGGCAGCTTGATTTTGAGCGCGAACGTGATCTCCGCGAAAGAGATTTCCGAGAGCGTGACATGCGTGACCGAGACTTTGACCGTCGTGGAccccctccccctcttGCTCGTGGTGGTGGTGACAGAGACCGATTTGACCCTATCCGACgaaatgaagaagaccGTCGTCGCGCTGAAGACGCCCGTATTTTCCCCAGAGACGACCGTGATGGCCGTGGTCGTCGACGTGGCCCCCCCGGTCCAGGACCTGACAGTTTTGGGCCACCTTCCGACTATCCCGAACGGGGCGGCGGCGTGCCCATGCGAGATCGTCTTGGTCCCCGTGATCGTGACCAGCGAAACATGCGTGACCGCGATATGGACCGTGGTGGTCCCCCCATGCGTCGacctccttctcctccaccaTTCCGTCGATCCCCCCCTCCTCTTCGAGGTCCTCCCGGTCGATCCCCTCCACCTTCGTTCGGCGGCCTTGGTCCCCTTCCACCTCGTGACAGAGACCCTCGAGACAGGGACTACCCTCTTCCCGCTCCTGGACGTGGTGGTGACCCCGGTTTTGCCGGACCGCCCCCTCAGGATTTGAGAAGGAGGTTGGGCAGGAGAGTCGATAACCAACTGGCGGAACCCATGTCCGCTGGTGCCAAATTT GACCGAGATGACAGACGCGACCGGGACAGGCGTGGTCCTCCTCCCGGACAGGGAAGATCTTTGGCTGAGAGAATGTCGGCCGGCTCTACTCCTAATGGTGGAAAGGCTAGCGGAAGAAGGCGAGGAAGGGGAGGCGGCGGTGTTGGTGCAGGAGGTCGCGGTAACGGCGGTAATGGTGGTAACGAAGGAAATGGTCGTGGTAACGGTGGCAGTGAGGGAAATGACGGTGGTGATCAGGATGGAGAACGACGTTAA
- a CDS encoding protein-vacuolar targeting-related protein, putative (Similar to TIGR gene model, INSD accession AAW45951.1), with amino-acid sequence MTTPPILIIDNGAYEIKAGISGVDWEPRISPNSIARSRTEKKVYVGDEIDNCKDFSGIVYRRPFEKGMLVNWDAERIIWDRLFSPSVLKIDPTETSLLVTEPYFNLPNIAETYDQMVFEEFEFQSYFRCTPAALIPYGGLYESEQGIPPQCTIVVDAGYSYTHVVPIRDGQIIWEHVKRIDVGGKLLTNHLKHLISFRQWNMIDQTHVINSVREACGYVSLDWKGDIETCKANPRKNPIIQEYVLPDFSANSTSRTGYIRSGPNAAPPEQTDGTGEVSDKRKPEEEEQVLWMGNERFASPELLFHPSDIGLKQTGLPETIAYVISQMPEELRGMFWAHIGIIGGLGNIENLGERLERDLQALCPVEYEIGIYEAFDPASPAYTSATALTSSEIYMSTYPITRAEYLEHGSTICRRKFGSFGAPAYNVDPPGFSSGVDAAAEVSDDEMEMRYAMGLESKKGGKGKRRKEEEEVTSGNWGGRRRRTMGLGGL; translated from the exons ATGACCACACCCCCAATTCTCATAATAGACAACGGAGCGTACGAGATTAAGGCGGGTATATCGGGAGTTGACTGGGAGCCAAG AATATCGCCCAATTCCATAGCTAGATCAAGAACTGAGAAAAAGGTATATGTAGGGGATGAAATCGATAATTGTAAAGATTTTTCTGGTATCGTCTATAGACGGCCGTTTGAAAAG GGAATGTTAGTAAACTGGGATGCTGAGAGAATAATATGGGATCGACTATTTTCACCCTCTGTGTTAAAA ATTGATCCTACTGAAACTTCCTTATTGGTCACTGAGCCCTATTTCAACCTCCCCAACATAGCAGAAACGTACGACCAGATGGTCTTTGAGGAATTTGAGTTTCAGAGCTATTTCAGATGTACTC CTGCTGCTTTGATACCATATGGTGGACTATACGAGTCCGAGCAAGGCATTCCTCCCCAATGTACAATCGTGGTCGATGCCGGCTACTCATATACGCACGTCGTACCTATACGCGATGGTCAGATCATTTGGGAACACGTTAAGCG GATCGATGTCGGCGGCAAGCTCTTAACAAACCATCTCAAACATCTAATATCCTTCAGACAATGGAATATGATTGATCAGACCCATGTCATCAATTCTGTAAGAGAGGCATGTGGCTATGTGAGCTTGGATTGGAAGGGTGATATTGAGACCTGCAA AGCAAACCCAAGAAAGAACCCAATTATTCAAGAATATGTCCTCCCTGATTTTTCAGCCAATTCAACTTCACGTACTGGCTATATCCGATCCGGACCCAATGCTGCTCCACCAGAACAGACAGACGGCACAGGGGAGGTGAGCGATAAGCGAAAGccagaggaggaggagcaggTGCTTTGGATGGGAAATGAGCGATTTGCTAGCCCCGAACTCTTATTCCATCCCTCAGACATTG GACTAAAGCAGACTGGTCTGCCAGAAACAATAGCATATGTAATCTCACAGATGCCTGAAGAGTTAAGAGGGATGTTTTGGGCTCACATTGGAATAATTGGCGGCCTGGGTAACATCGAGAACTTGGGGGAGAGATT AGAGCGAGATTTGCAGGCTCTTTGCCCTGTTGAGTATGAGATCGGTATCTACGAAGCATTTGA TCCTGCAAGTCCGGCCTATACTTCTGCTACAGCTCTGACTTCGTCAGAGATCTACATGTCAACTTATCCCATAACTAGAGCAGAGTACCTTGAACACGGCTCCACCATCTGCAGACGCAAATTCGGGTCGTTTGGTGCTCCGGCTTACAACGTCGATCCCCCTGGTTTCTCCTCAGGAGTAGATGCTGCAGCTGAAGTCAGCGACGAcgagatggagatgaggTATGCCATGGGTCTGGAAAGCAAGAAAGGCgggaaaggaaagagaaggaaggaagaagaggaggtgACAAGTGGAAACTGGGGCGGTAGGAGACGGAGAACAATGGGTCTCGGTGGGCTTTAG